Within the Clarias gariepinus isolate MV-2021 ecotype Netherlands chromosome 27, CGAR_prim_01v2, whole genome shotgun sequence genome, the region AACAGTATAAATGGacttgttttaagacaaaacctaatctttatccgatctacattttcgatttctcatctgtgattcaatctccgattactgaacagggagtgtatttgtctgacaacGAAAGAAGTACGACTTAGCTTAAACAAGAAGTAAAATACCCAactttacagaatgtgatttagaaagacaggcagacatgtacagttTGTGGGCgtcaacctaaaataataatatcgcTGATTAAATACTGTATCAGTGAGttaactttttaactatttctatatCAACGTCTCTATTTCCCGTCATCAACGAGCACTTACACTGGTtgttagtgatgggtcgtttatgaacgttttgttctttttgaacgaatctttaacgtgactcagaagagtGAGTAGTCTCGAAGAGTGTTGCATGCGCAAATCTTTGCAAAAcctgtacaggaaacagaattgaacgattCTTTCTCAATTACTCTTTTAGTCCGAGtcattcgtttgtttgttttttgtcacgtgactctcatagacgctatacagtgcagtacacaggaaacagaataaCTGTTCTTtttcaatgactcttctactccgagtcgttcgttcctttgtcacttgactcccatagacgatacgaagtgcaatagattcaaaagaacaaacgactcggactggaagatatgagagatgagctactcattctgtttattataatatgtccttagctgcattgtaatattttgattactggaactattttttttaactaatttgtTATGGTAGACTATCTGgagtctttttattgaaaatgcaacattttattttatttctgtttaaaagaacgaaatgacataattgacttaaaaaaatagattcgttcctaaaatgattcaaacttcccatcactactaattgtactgtatataataaaaggGAACTGAAGCCTATATACAAAGTCtaaacacaaaagtaaaaatgtccAACCTGGCAACCATTAGGcggtgaagagagagagagagagagagagagagagagatgggggcgCGTGACAGTTCTGGAAAAGTCCAGCAGTGCAGAAACAGGGGTGGGGTGCACATGGgcggttgggggggggggtgctttCTCCCGCGCTGAATCACGTCGCCACCTCGTGGTATAAATAACAGAGCGCGCGCGCGGAGGGAAGCGGAGGACGCACGGATCCAGCTGCGCGACAGACGCCTCGGTAAGCGCGCCTGATCTTCCCGCATTCCAACTCttgcagtaataataataataataataataataataataataatagtagtagcaTTGACACtaaacatttttcataataaatataagaataataaattgTTAAGTTGCACGTtaagatggtgatgatgatgatgatgatgatgatacagTGACACATTATTATGATATATTATAAGATATTGTCTTGAGcacttttgtttttcatattgCATTCTTCTGTCATAAGAGCTAAGATCATACACATAAATAAGTTGCAGCTGTGCATGAGTGGGCGGGAATGTTTATGTCCTCAGTTTCTGCAGTGCCCCATAATGACTCCATtcataaacaacataaatgacACATTTAATTCTGGTAAAAATAttactagtaataataataaaaatataagcaaGGCTTTTATTTGTTGCATATCCCACACCTGTATGACGTATAACTTTTATATTTCTCACACTCCCCCACCCTTTTTTTCTCGGTTTgctatactatatacagtactatgtcCTCTTGAGACCTGAATGTGAATATGAGGACACAAACTTcattgtctatatatatatatatatagccatatgacgtgattatatatatatatatagacatattACGTGATATAGACGTGATTAGGATAGCATTTTGCAAATACGTTTGCAGGGAATAACAcgtgtttttgtttatgttaataCTACTCCCTACTTATGCactatgcattattattatatcatttatatttttaaaaagtaccaAAACATGTATATTCTATTAATCCTAATctagtaaaatatttatgtctgcagtaaaatgttttttttattgagatcTACAAAAGTAGatatttttaatcacataaTCACTTAATCTTTAACTCTTGCATTGTTGTGTAGTTGTTTAGCTACACACAGACGGTTGAACAGCGTGTCTGCTTGCTCACCCTCCCCGAGGTGAATGTGTATTGATTTTTTAGTGCTGAGGGGAATTTGACTCTCGGCTCCAAATCATGACATAGTGGAAGGGCAAAGCAGGTTCATGTCATTATGCTTTTTCTCTCACTCACTGCAGCCAGGTTCATCAGGACGCCTCCAGTCCGTCCGAGCTCATGCGGGGCCAACTGCGTcaccgaaaaaaaaagaaaagaaaaagggagacAAGTTGCTAGGGATAAttttttctgtatgtttttgaGGTCACTAAACAAAGGCGGCTAAAGCACTGACTGGAATTccatggaacacacacacacacacacaccgcacaatgaggagagaaacagctAAGCCTGCCctcccataattttttttttcccagatgcATAAATGAGTAACATGTCTTGTAAGAAATGtggcatatttttatatattttaatatgataTAAGGAccacattaataaaaacaagtaaGAAAAACAGGTGGTTTAAAGCTTGATTAGTGCAGGCCCCACTTGGGTTCCCCTTGTACCACCAGGGTGGCTCTGGCCCCTCGGGGTGTGGCAGTGTAgggcctctgggggtgtgctgtggtgtctggcaccgaAGCGCATTCTTTGGGTGCTCTGGGCTGCGGGGTGGGGCCTTTGTGGATCTGACTAGTTCGTCCAGATACTTCTATAGGAGCTCGATCAGACTGAGATCTGAGGAGGTTGCATCAACAACTAGACcttgtttattattagtttcAGACCAATTTGAGGCATCTGTTATACAAGTCACGTTGCTATAGTAACTATAGAGATGTATTAAAATAAGCACATCAACGTGAACCTGTGAATTAAATTACGGCCATAAATAGAAAACGAATCTGAACAATTGAGAATTCAGCATCGCTGTGGTAGAAGCCACACTAACACCTCACCTCGTCACACACACCTCTTAGGCCAGATGTGTGTGATTTGTATTTTCACTGTGGACTCTGCAGCCAGCAGCTTGCATTGTTCACATTTTTGTAAACAGTCGATGCAGAGAACTTGTGTGCTTCTTATGTAACACAGCTCTCTGCATCGATCTGGCAAAGGCTCGGAGGTCATCTGTGCTGCGACACAGTGAGCAAGCGTTCTCTCAGCATAACAGCACTCGCAGTGCACGCTGAGCGCCTGACTAATCCTCAGTTGCTCATCAAGATGGATTGTGAGTGGTGGCAGGGAAACGATAAGCGTCTTCTGCTGATACCGTTAGAAAAACAATTCACCGAGTACACCCAAAAGATTGATTGAAGATTAAGCTTCTGTACTTATTTCTGTCTGTTTAGAaatcagaacaaaaacaaatctaaGCCCTAATCCTTCAAATCCAATCTAAACAGAGGACACAGGTCATTTAAAGCTGGTGGATTTGGGCTATAATACAATGCAGAACAGTTATTAGATATTACACTACATGCTTGACTACTCCGCTGATGTTATAATTCCAGTACAGCACTAAAACTCCACAGAAATGACAGATCACCTACAGTTTCCCTAGCTTCATACTGTTAATTTGCTTAAGTAGTGTAGAGCAATGTTATAATCAATGGAGTATGTATGGCGATGCATGGAGATCATGTATCATACAGGTATAAAAGACGATGATAATAATAGATGTCATCACAAACAGTAGACACCTGTTCCCTAAATCTAGCTAGTTATTATCTGGATATTAGCTATATTAGATTAAGCTAGACTCAACAGAACATTATAGCTAGATAAAGTAGATTAGTTTATCTAGTTAATTACCTGAATAGCTACCATGAATTCTAGTAATCGAATCATAtaaggtgtgtatatatatatatatatatatatatatatatatatatatattagaggcgttcaagtcataCCAGGACGTTTAATTGAGCAGAATAACAACAAGgttatgagagagaaaaaaaaatccctgtgtggcaataacttccagcggAGTTCCTGCAACATGCAAGCGGATTTTCAAGGAttaggcgttccactcgctgaatgttcacaggaacaactgcaATGGGCTCGGAGCCAGCTCGACATTCATGAACATGTTGCCGTCTTTCTATGTTTTACTTTGGCTTTTTAGGATAGCATGATGTTTTTATACTATAGGAACATTCAACAAGTGGTTTAAAAGACTACAGCATGATTAGTGCAGGCAccacacaccaatcagccataaccaCCTATGTTTTTAGGTTTGCTCTAATAACAACCTGTTATCACTAATAAATATGTCTAAAGTGATCTATGACTACATATGAAATACAGTTTattaagtacattagtgtattACGTAAGCTGGTGATACATTGACCTACATGCTAACTATAATCACTCTCATTTTTAAgagcattaaaaatgttttatttatctatgtTTATTTTGAGGATACCATTAGAGGCTGCACAGTAGCTTAGTGTTGGTTAGCCTAGCGTGGCCTCGCACATCCAGGGTGCGGGATCAATTCCCActtctgggtctgtgtgcatggagtttgcatgttctccctgtgcttggtgggtttcctcctggttctctggtttcctcccacatttcaaagacatgcaggttagagtAATTagccttcccaaattgcccgtcgTGTGAGATATATgagtatagacaatgagaggATTTATCCTTTTTCTGATTACGATTAATCTCTTTTCCTTATCTGCTATGGAGAGCATCACCAATGAGAAGTTTTCTATATCCATGAATATACTGTGAGGTCAtgttacatctctctctctctcctacctTAAGTGTGTTTCCTGCATCTGAAAACTTGCTGAAGATGAGGGTAGGTTGGTCTTTGCTGGGCCTTTGGCTCTTCTACATCTCCGCTGAATGTATTCTTCTCCCCTCCAAGGACGACCTCAAACGTGAGTATAACCGGCGTCGTCTCTGTGCAGTTAAAATAGTGATCTGTTAGAGCCAGTGCTTGATAGTAGCTGTGCGTCTACAGATATCTCTCAGCTTGGGGAGAAATATGTGCATAAGGAGATAGAAAATGCCATTGATGGTGTAAAAGAGATGAAGACAGTGATGGAGAGGTCAGAGCAAGATCACGATAACTTCCTGTCAACGCTGGAGGAAACAAAGAAGCAGAAAGAGGTTCGAGGAGATGTTCAGACTGGCTCTGATTTTATGTAGATTGTAACAGTTTGGAGATTTGCTAGACCTCCCGGTTTATCGTGTGCATTAGGATGCTCTAAAGGCCGCCCAGGAGATGGAGGAGAAGCTGAACGAGGAGGAGTCGGTGTGTGACGAAACCACGCGAGCCCTGTGGGAGGAGTGTAAGCCGTGCCTGAAGAACACGTGCATTAGATATTACTCTCGAACCTGCAGCAGCGGCTCTGGGCTGGTGGGTCGACAGGTGAGATCTGATGAAGAAATGtgatcaaaataataaacatcataATTGGAGATcacttatgcaaaaaaaaaaaaaaaacataaactatagaaaccataggaatgtttaatagtgaaagtgagagcatttacaggattgggactaatcAGTTGtgtgttcataaaaaaacacttattacTGATACTCATCAGGGAAAAGCCTCAATTTTTGGCTGAAATCAAagctaaagctaaaaaaatttttCCCCCGTTGTGTATTAAGTAATAGAAACCAGGACTACGTATAATTACTGGAAGCTGTATATTTAAATTAGAAAATTAGGAATCTATATACATAAATCCAAttcgaaataaaaaaaattctatttattaattaatataccatatttaaatattatatataagaaatgtatTATAATTGCTTTAAAAGACCAAAGAAAACCAAATAGACTATATTTTATGGTCCGTTAGACAAGTTAGTTCTTTTTACCACACAAGttaaaaacaacatgaaaaagtGAAAGTTTTTCTTCCGTAAATTCAGAGGTGGCAAAAAGAAATTACTTCCAGTCACATATTGTGATTCTTTAGTGTgacagtttattttaatataaaatctatggtaaaatgttgcagttccagTTATAATCCAACAGGGGGTGCACTATAAACAATTCACACATttggcagcacagcatcctgtgtggtaggagctgcttatttaaatttgtttagaattgtaacaaaattgaaaaagaaaaaattatataaaattatgacATTTATAAAAATCGTGATGCAGCATCACAATACAAAGCAAATCGGCACCTATCGTAATACCTAATCAGCTGGTCCCTGGTTATCCTCATCCttataaattcataaataatagATAAAGTCCTCACTTTAAGAATTCCATATGTACATTTGCCTTGTTATATACCCGCGCACGTCATGCTTCCCTTATTATCATTCTTGTACAGGATTTTGCTACAGAAACAACTCATTTATATAAACCTGCGATTTGTCTTGCAAACCATCAGAGCTGTTGTTATAGAAACCAGCACCTTCAGACTTCAATGGTGCATTAGTATAAGACAGAGTAACACCTACATATTGTCTGTATACCTTTTGTCTCAGCTGGAAGAGTTCCTGAACCGGTCCTCGCCTTTCTCCATCTGGATAAACGGTCAGAACATAGAGACTCTGGAGAAAGAGGACAACCAGCAGAAGCAGCACTTCGAGGACTTGGAGCGGCGCTACACTGACGTGTCTGACGGTGTGGACAGTATCTTCATGGACAGCATGAGAGTATTTGACCATATGCGCTCCCTGCACCAGCCCACGTGGTTCCGCAGGCCCTCGCGCATCTACAGGTCTCTCTTCCATGACCCGCTGTTCCCTGGCTTCCACAGCATGTTCCAGCCGATGATGCAGATGACTCAAGAGGCCTTCGGATCACTCATGGGCGGTGATTTGAACTTTCCCTCTCAAGGTAAACAAGCTGTAAAGTTACTGTGCTAGTGGGAATTTGAAAGTTGCACTGCCTACTGCCTAATTTTTAATGATGCACTTGAATAGTGCACGATTCATAAGAAGAGTTGGGTGTTATTTATGATGTACATCCTGTTGCT harbors:
- the clu gene encoding clusterin, yielding MRVGWSLLGLWLFYISAECILLPSKDDLKHISQLGEKYVHKEIENAIDGVKEMKTVMERSEQDHDNFLSTLEETKKQKEDALKAAQEMEEKLNEEESVCDETTRALWEECKPCLKNTCIRYYSRTCSSGSGLVGRQLEEFLNRSSPFSIWINGQNIETLEKEDNQQKQHFEDLERRYTDVSDGVDSIFMDSMRVFDHMRSLHQPTWFRRPSRIYRSLFHDPLFPGFHSMFQPMMQMTQEAFGSLMGGDLNFPSQDGNVSEDVIVTKPFGNDKMTCREIRRNSAGCVKLREECEKCKEIQHIDCSGKKPLEGPLKKDLEQALALAERFTKEYNNLLRNFEEEMFNTSKLLDTLRNQFSWVSSLANHTTNDEDIFKIQTIICKDTETPEKPSDTKVSVKLFDEPEMSFTVPGEIPWTDPKFSEVVAQEALDRYKQNTVVAK